The Leishmania infantum JPCM5 genome chromosome 28 sequence CATCGCACGGGCGTGTGATCTTCTTGATCTGGTCCATCGTCTGCAGCTCCGGCGAAAGGCCACCATGGCAGCAGAAGATCTTGTCATCGATAATACACGCCACAGGAAGGCAGTTGAACGTATCTGTGAACGCCTTCCAGAGACGAATGTTGTAGCGGCGCTTGCACTCGTCGAAGAAGCCGTAGATGCGATTGATGCTGGCGCACTCGTGGTTACCTCGAAGGATGAAGAAGTTCTCGGGAAACTTCACCTTGAAGGCGAAGACCAGGCAGATGGTCTCGAGACCCTGCTTTCCGCGGTCCACGTAGTCGCCGAGGAAGAGGTAGTTCGCTGTCGGCGGGAAGCCGCCGTTCTCGAAGAGACGGATAAGGTCGTAGTACTGGCCGTGAATATCGCCGCAGATCTTGATGGGCGCCTCCAGCTCTagcagaggcggctgcgAGAGAAGAATCTCGCGCGTGCGTATCGCCAGCTGCTTCACGTCATTCTCGGCTAACTGCACCTGCTTGCCCGGCTTCGCGCCACGCacctcgagcagctgctcgataATGGAGTCGACGCTCATATCTGCTGCGCTCTGTTGTTCTTTTTCCcttcgctgcagcggcacctcgaCTTCCTCAACGGGCTTGGCGGGCTTCGCTCtgcgtcgctctcctctaAAGCGTGCAActatgctgctgctcgggaAATCGACGTTTCTGCGGAGGtgagaaaaggaaaagaaagcggTGTTGAAGTCGCCTAGCTGGCCTTTACTAACCGAAACAAACTGAAAAAGCCAACAcacgcgctgctgacgccgtCGGGCGGGTCAATGATGATGGTagaggggaggaagaaaTGGGAAATTGTATGTTGTGATGGTGCGGCTGTCACGCAGGCCAGAGAGGAGCAGCTTTACAAACAACACGGGAAGATCAAAAGTAGACAAAACAAAACGGTGAATCACATGCACTTGttcatgtgtgcgtgtgtgtgtttcgttTTCTCACACAGCGACACTTCACCGATCACGTAAGTTCGTGCCTTCGGCCAGTgtgcttttgtgtgtgtgtgtgtgtgtgtgtgtgcctgctgctgtagGGCTGTGCGCCAGGCTCAGCGCGAAAACTGCTTTATTCGCTGCGCAATAAGATACACAGAACAGGAGAGAAGGCACCCTCAAGAACAACGGTGAGAACCCACAAAATAAGAAGAATGAGGAGCCCCTCCACGACACggacaacaacaacacgTGCACGTCAGCTCAACGTAGAATGGTGGGCCACTTCTCCGCGTGATTCGCTTCCTTGTTGCGGTTGCGGATGCGTTCGGTATGCTTGCTCTCCCTTCGAAGTCTATattcgccgccgcggagagGCACAGAAGAGGGAACAGCCAAGCAACCAACGGAAGAACGGAAAGGCGCTACCACGTCAGCAACGCGACAAAACACGTAccgtagacacacacacacgcaagggGGAAGTCGTAGGGAGGCGGCAAGACGGCAACGGGAAAGCAAAACAAGGACAGTGGCAATCACGAACGCATGCGCATAGCACACACGAATACGTAGAGGCACTTCCTGCGGAAGAGGTGTATAAATCGAGAAGAGAGGCTGCGTGTGTATCGGTGTGTATGCTGTGCAGGGTTGCTATGAGGGGGCTTATGTGTAACCCgtgaaaacgaaaaggggggagaagagtcgagaaagagaaagaccGCGTAGCACGGCGCAGGCAAAAGGCGGGTTGATATATGCgtgcttttttgtttctAAAAGTGGTTATATCAGCGGAAGTTCgttgtggggagggggcggtggcgggttCAGTAAGAGAGCGAAAGTGGGAGAAggaacaaagaaaaggaaaccGCAGCAGTGATCACGAATAGACCTGCTCTGCGCAGGCGATGCCACAAGGAGAGTTGCAcgtatgtgcgcgtgtgtgtaacCCGATGCATTGTGTCGAAGCGAGAGACCAGGAAGACGTGGAAGGCAGGGAGTGGGAGTAGTTTCTTTCATGCTGGAGACAGAAaagtgacggcggcggagaggagacACGTCGCACTGGGCGAGtggcacacatacacgcacatacgGAGAGAGGGCCACCAGCAGCCCGCATCACGTTGATCCTACCCTCCACGTGGTGGACGAGAACGAGCcgctcctttttcttcccATGGTTGCCTGGGCAAGCAGTACTTTCGTCCGCCTAGAGCACATGTAAATGGAGAGTGAGAGCGCGAACGCGGGAAGCTACGACGtctcccttctttttttttgcctcaCCGCTTTAGctcgcacagacacacaggcaggcagagacagagagaaatACGACTAGGCTGTCGCTTGCGAGAGTCGATTACGCAAAAGGGTCATGTAATCACGGCAGTCCCTCGAGACGGCGAGGGAAATACACGCCTACGTGTACGTCTTCGGGCACGCGTGTGGGGGGAGGTGTGTGAagtatctgtgtgtgtatgcgtctGTCTGGCACTCAAGGGAACGTCGAAGTGAAAACATAGATGAAGACAGCAACGAAGAACGttcgaaaagaaaaagagggaaaaggcaTGTGaatggggaagaggggagacaGCACATACAACAGCAGAACCGACTCCAGAACTGAGGGAAGGATAGGAAAAGAACGGCGGGCCATGTACACCTGTGCGCCGTCTCTCAGAACGCTGTCGCTTGTTCTCCCTCTTTTGGATGCGCATCCTCTTGCCTCTCCAGTGCCACGGCCTTTCTCTTCTAAAACCCACACCACTCACCCACATCGCTTTCGCTCGGCCTAGTCCTCGTTCTCCATCCCGACAGCATCGGCGCTGACAGAGGTTGTCTTGAGGATCGAcacggcagaggcgcctTGCATGCTCACCGCAAACTGCAGTGGAGGCACAGGGGCGGGCCAACGCGCGCGGCACACCTCGCGATCGCCCTTGAAAAATGTCACGATGGCGCCGACAGTCGCGTCTGGGTCTTCGGGGTCGAGGACAACAGGGGCGAAGGGGagcaacggcgacgccggtgccACTCCCGGAGCTGACGCGGGGGCTGCCGAGGGGCCGCTGGTGGGTGTGGTCGCCGTGCCCGTGCCCGCCGTGCCTCCTCCAGAGCCGCCCAGAGTCTGCGGGGATGGCAGCGTGGTCGGGTTCGCGGGGGTTGTCATCGGGGAGCTGCTACTCTGCTGCAGAGGGCGGTTGTTAGCCACGTCCATCGCTGAGGACCCAGGCTGGAAGGCTGGGGACGTGATCGGCGgttctgcgccgctgctggcgttcGCCATCGCCACGCTCGCGTCGATAACCAGTGGCAAAGGGCGGCTCGGCaccacgctgctgctgccgagcgcggtggtgctcgAGACGTTTGCTGGCAACGGTGTCGACGAGAGAGTCAGCGcaggctgcagcggcggcggcaggtgcTCCATGGTCTTGGCACCGGACGGTGGCTCCAGCGGCACGCCAGGCTGGGCGAACTCCACGCGGACAGTGATCTCGTCCTGGCTCTTGTACAAAACGCCCTGCTCATAGAGCGCATCCGCGGACCAGTAGCGCACCAGTTCCCCTGTGTTGCAGTAGCACACAGTGTTTTTCTGACGGCGAATCTGCATGTCGTGCTGAATCTCCTTAAAGGCAACGACGCCGATGGAAACGAGCTCGCACTTGTCGATGCGGAAGACGATTGTGTGGGCAAGGCCGGTGGAAAGGGGCTCTGTGCCACACAAGTCGAGTATGTCCGACGTCGAGAACTCCACACCGTCGTCGCGGATGCCAGGGCCCGGTGTAAAGCGCCACATCGACGGCGGGTCAAGACCGATCTCGCGCTTCAGCGACTCCAGCTGATACAGCTCTGCATCTTCGGCCACGACGACAAGGTCGTCGGCCTTGTTCGGCAGCCCGTAGCCACGCAGGTAGTTGAGGATATGCACGAAATTCTCAGGGTCGCGGTCGAGAAACGGGTGCCCCTGCAAATCACGTGGGAACTCCTGGAAGTTGTTCTCTGCCCACTGCGCCAGCAGTGATGGCGAAGAGCACAGCGTGGACTGCAGCGTAGTTATTTTCGTGCCGCCTACGTTAAGAACTACAACGCGGtccagcggcgtcgcggcggcgtctttgGCTTCCAAGGCGCACCGAGTCGTGTCGCGCATggccgcctcgtccaccGGCGCGCCAGAATCCTCGCGCGGCCGCTTACCGTTGGTGACCGGCATTGCCTACGCCGATGGGAGAACCAGCGAAAGACGATGTGGGGGTACAAAATTGGGAGGGGGGCCTTGTGGCAGAAATCAAAGCCCTTCAGAGAGTCTAAAGAGTGAATAATagggaggaaagagagacgaaaagaaaaggcagTGGGTGATGGGAAGGGGGGGCTGTACAGGTGTGTCGGGAGAGCCGACGCGTCCCACCTCCGTACGCGATCACGTAAGAGAGTGTCGGAAGGACAAGCGAGCGACAACTGAGAATAATaaaaaagaggagagtcCCGAATGggacgacacacacacgcggcggcagcggcggcggcgtggcaaCGGAGAGCGTGACTGTGAGCACGaaagcaacgaaaaaaaaaaggagatgGAGGTAGTGTGGAGGGCGCGCTGTGCCCGGTCAGCGCTGGGGGGCAACAGAAATAGAAACGCCCACCAAAAtggaagggggtgggtggcCCAGATAACGTCACGGTCAATGGCGACGTGAAGGCCTTCAGTGGGGGAGGAACGTTGAGAAAGACAGGGGTGTGAATGGTGTTCGAAACAGCGAGTGTATCTAAACCTCTTCGACGCAGAACATCTGCATGTGAAAGGGTGCGAAGGGAAACAATAAGGGTAGTGCGCATatacgttttttttttcgcgtaTGAGGATGTACGTGTGAGATAGCATAGGAGATCGTGTCATAGCGATGTGAGGTGCGCCCGGTATCACACAAACAcaggcagagaaggagggagagatgggcgaagagaagcaaaggaaaaaagagggcgaCAACGAGAGGCATTGCACACACTCGGCGTTGGCGCATCGCACAGAAGGTAACAGAAAAACGCGGGCAGGTTCTACGACATCGGCACGCGAGTATGCCTGAAGGAGGAGCGAAGAACAGGAGGTGACGGTGCtacaaaagaaaacgaggACCGCTTCGACGGCAAGGGCCaggcacacccacacaggGGAGTAATCCTCGCAGTCCTTATGAACCTAGCATGGACACTGGTACCAAAAATGCACACCTGCGTTCGCCTACTGTACGTATACTCGTCTTTTGtcttgcagcagcaccagcagcagcggtggcctcAACAACAAGAGGTGCAAAAAGAGCGCGCATGCATTCTCGCACTGatgaacaacaaaaaagtcAAAAAGCCctcacacaaacacacaggtggagcaagagagaggatACATCAGCCCTCGTGTCGGCATATCATCGGACTCTGGGGAGCGGCGGAGGCCACGGTAGACGAAGGAAGAGGCATAAAGCTGAGGGAGCGTTGGGGTCAGTCGGTAAGAAGGCTTCGTCAGAATGgcctctgcccctctcctcatcctcgcACGCATACACCCCACTCCGCTCCTGCACCGGCCTCACATCCCATCCACTAGCTCCAAGCACTCCGCATCGTCTTCGTCATCTACCTCGAAGGCAGCTGATGCAGTAGTGTTCTCTGTGCGTACTCTCTTCTCCGCCGGGACGCTATCGTGACGCTGTCCATCAAGGGTGCGCTGGGCTGAAAGAACTGCGCCCACAGAAGCATGCGGCTCCATGTAGCTGTCGCCAGCGCCATCGAAGTCGTTGAACGTGTCTACGGCGTCGCATCCTCTTTGGCGACCGGTAAGGGGATCCGAGTGCCACGTGTCTGAGCGAGCGGAGTCATCATTATGGGGCACGGAGCCGCGAACAAGGAGGTTGCACGCCGGCGCGGGTCGCgtccctgccgccgcggcgctcctcgacgccgtagcaccagcagcggcactcgTCGCTTTATCAGGCAGCAAGAGACCGGCAAGGTTCTGTAAGCACGCAATCAGCATCGGCGGCACCTTGGAAGAGATGACCAGGACTGTGATGTCCGTGAAGAACAGAAGCGCATCGGTGGTCAATACATCGGGGTAGCGGTTGGTGATGTCCCCGTGCAGAGCACAGTAAcaggagccgctgccgtcacgCAGGAGCACCGTGGAGTCAGCGGCGCTCTCTGTCACTAGGCGCGTCATGAGTCCACCGCAGCACGCCACCTTGGCCGACCGTGAGTACTTGCTGTTGATCTCGGAGAGGTGCGTTAGCACGACGCCCTTTTCCCTTGCGAGCGACTCGAGAACTGTTTCTGGATCCatggcaccgctgcagctgaaACGACGGACGCCAAGTgtagaagagagaaagaaggagaaAAACGGGGTTACAGTGCAAGCGCGGCAGGGGCGGAGGCTCCTACAGTCGATCCTGCGATCCCGTGAAGAGAGGATGGAGACGACGATATGCACGGGCGACTGACGCTTCACGTGGAAGGAGGTCGAAGTGGCTCGGATGAAGAGGAGTTGAGCAAACATGGAAAGAAAAGGTGGCGGAGCAAGGCCCCTGCGTGAAGTCAACCCCATCAGGCATCATAATCGAGAAACAAGGAGACGCTTCGAATCAGTGTTTCGCAGGTATACCGCGTCGCATCGTGAAGATGCGCGGTTCCGGTGCACACCGCAGAGAGCGCGTATGACGTGTCCCAGTGCGATGCCGACGTGCAGGCAACCCTCACTTGAGTGGATTTGCGAGGTAAGATGGCGGCACCACATGGGATCCCCCTTCAAGGAAAGTGATACAGTCCGGTGTgtcggggagggaggcgggcgCGCGCTTGCCCTGGAGAGGGTGTCTATAAGTTTGGCCAGCGACTTTCTTTCGTACGCAGTGAGAAACGGTGAACATGAAAAAATGGGCcgacaaaaaaaggggggaaaAACGCAACGGAGAAAccaaaaaagggggagagagaacaaaGCGCGTCGAGGGCCCCCCCGAAGAACGCTAACAAACACGCGTGAGTGCACGCGGGGATGAGAGAGGaaggcacacgcagcacTGTGCACCCCTTCCCCACGCCGCCCCACGCCGACTCCATCCCGGCAGTCACTGCCACCGTTGCGCGCTATtggtgccgtcgctgtgAGCAAAGacagaaaagggaaaagtGCATAGCGCGCCGAacgagggaaggggtggggagagacgATCGGGGCGGTTGGCGGGACATCTGATGCGGAGAAGTGGGCTGCAGGATAGGCAACAAGAACAAAGCAGAAAGAACCGTCTTATCCGTGCATTCACCCCTACCGCTGCTCCTCTACCTACCCACCCCTCCACCGCAGTCATGATCACTCTCGCTAGGCGTCACTCCGCCTCAAAAGCAACCCAATCACCGCATGCATTGTGCAATGAGGAGCTCAGCGTAGCGCACTAAACACTGATACTCATGCGCGTCGAGCTCGTACGTTCTGTTTTCCCCCTTAGAGCTCCCATTACCATCATTCTCAGACATAGAAGtacagcaccgccgcggcgagggcCATGCGCAGCACCCGGCGCATGCATGTGCGGGCGGCCGCGTTCTTCGAGAGCTGATTGTCAAGGTAGCGATGCAGCAAAAGAGTGAGCCCGAGCGAAGATGCCCTGCTTTGATGATTGTACAGTCCCCATGCGATTAGCCCAAGTGCCACTGTCAGGAGAAGTCGCGGGTAGCGCATTGCGGCGAACGCGATGCCACCCTCGCTGCTCTGTGCATCggcctgcgctgctgcaagcaTTTCCTGTAACTCCGACGCTGTCACTGGCGCCGGGCTCTGGTGCCGACGCCGCAACGCCATCTCCAACTCGAAGATCGTGTCTTCGTCACGGCGCTCCTGCTCTGAGCGTGCAAAGGACTCGATGATAGACTTGCCGAACCACGCCACGCTGCACACCACGAACCAGTTCATCGCCTGCACGAGCAGCGACTCCGGCTCCTCCAActccggcgccgtcgcagacACATCGCCGCCTTTAGCGCGCTTCGCGATGCTCTCGCGTGCCCGCACAACTGCCGAGAGAgccttctccaccgccgcctccactcGAAAAAAGGAGGGTAGCAAAGAtgcagcactgctgcccAAGCGTTGCATGATGCGCTCGATGATGTCGCCGGAAAAGAGAACAATGAAAAAGACCGCCTGCAAGTTGACCTTGATCACTGCCTTGCCGATCAAGGTGGCAGAGAAGAAGGTAGAGAAGGGCATCAGGAATTGCCCGCACGCCATGCCGCATAGGTCATACGCCATATTAGGCCATGCGGCCAGCAGCAAGATGGCCCAGAAGCCGTAGCGGCGCACCTTTTGAAGCGTCCAGTTCGTCGCGAGAGACATCATGTCgtaggcagcggcagacTCCTGCAGATCATCCTCATGGCGGCCCTGCAACGCAGCAGCGTAGCTCAGCGCGTACGGCGGAACCTCGCCCAGGGCAGTGCCAGCACCCCACAGCATGCACGCTGGCACCACCTTGACCAAGTACTCCACTAGCGACATCTTGCTCGCAGCGAGTTCAGGCTGACTCTCCGGCGCGAGGCACACGAAGAGGCGCTGACGTGGGCCGTAGAAGAAATTGGTCGGATACGTCCAGAAGTTCGCAttgccgcagcgctgcaccgccgcacacgTGCGGTAAATGtgaggaaagaggaagagaaggccAGAGTGCATGCCGGTGCCGAGGCCGATCGACGACAGCACGCCAAGCACAACCCAGTAAAGCGCATCGGCCAGCCAGTACTCCATCTCGCGCCACCAGCCGTttgccacggcagcgcagtACCACTGCCCTTCGCTGGCGGTCGACTGCCACCATTCACTGAACTGATCCACGCTTACGGCCGTGCGGCTGCCTAGGATCTGATCAGCaatggcagcagcgccgtcacctccGCGCTGCTTCAGGACTGTGGAGTAATACGAGCTCATCTCTGCCGCAGTGACCTGGCCGTCCCGGTTCAGATCAAACGCAGAgaacaccgccgccgcaggggAGGGCACAATATAGTAAGACACGAGGCACAATATCACCATCAGCGGCAAAAGCACGGTATTAAAGAGGGGCCTGCTTAGAGCCGCCTCTGCATAGTGCACCGCACCTTGAATGCTGTatgagagaaagagcaggGTGGTGCGAAGAGGCCGGTGGATGAGACCGAGGCCTCTCCGCTCGCTTGCAAGGATTGCCTGGGCCTGTTCCAGCTCACTCGCCATTGTGGACATCCTCCGTTTCTCACGTcggtctgcgtgtgtgtgtgtgtgtgggggggggggtgggtgggtgttTCTATGGCACGTCTGTTCTGTTCAATGCACGTCGGCACTCCTTCGCTACTCTTTTTCTTACATCCTGACAACGTGCGCcgcacgcccccccccaGTCACACACATCGATACGTGTGCAAGAGAGAAATTCAAGCAAACGTGTGAGAtgtcacgcacgcacggtgTTTCACCGGGTGACGACGAGTGAGGGCACATCAACGGTTCACAGCAGCGGGGAAAACGGAAAGAGGAGACGggcgggggagagaagaTGGGCATGTCGAGAGGGAGATAGAGAGACAGTCGGCGGTGCACCCCATACCACACCATTCGGGTGCGTAGAGGTCTCTCCTTCGCGTCCGCACTTGCCGCCCGCATTGTGAGCTGGGAAAGGAGCGGAGTCGGAGAGGTCGACGTTTTAGTCGCAGTAGCAGCACCACTAGTGGTGGGGACGAGGCGAGCAGGAGAGACGGCGCTGTGTCACTGGCGCAGAGATGCAAATTAAACAACAACAGTCGCACTCTTCGTCTGTTTGAAAGTGGGAGCATAAAGCTAAGCAATGTAGCTACCCATCGACTTGTGCACGTGCCTGTGATCCTAACCCTTGCacatccccctcccttttcccccaccccacgtCAAATACGGAGCCGTCCTGCGGTGGCAGGCTCACCAGTCCTCCACCACCTGAGCGCTCAGCGGACTTTTGAATTTTATCGTCACTTCTTCTTTTCGTATCGTTATAGTCGCCATATTTAGTCCGCGATTaactcgcacgcacgcacggaaACGCACATCATTGCACACGCCCATACAGGCGGCCCTTTAACCTTCGAAGAGCAAAAGGAAAGAACCGCACGGGTGATCGACGCGAGGCACAAGGCACAAGAGACAGTGAAGCACGGAGAACATtatctcccctcccccctccgcctcacgcttTCTTTCCCTTCAGAGGGGTGCAGGTACGCGCCAACGCACGCACCCACGCGTGTCAATCTCGACaaggaacaaaaaaaggcagCTCACGTACACCCACGGGCGTGCTGAAGAAGTCAGGGACGGATAGCGGCCATCGCATGCCTTAGAACTTAAGCCGAATATTAATCGCGAAGTAACACTGTGAGTTGAACGAAAAGAGCACAGAGAAACGGAGAGTCGTTAATCGGGTCATCATCCAGCcctctcgcgcgcacgcacacacgcggtggcgcggaCAGGCACATCCGCAAAGCCGAACTGCCGTCCCCGTTTCAGAGCGTAGGAGGAAGTGCATCATAGCTTGGTGCCGCGCACCACGCCTGGCCTCATGTCCCGTACGCCGACGAACTCACCCTCCGGCTTCGGCTGAAAACTGCGTGACTGGGACTTCTGCACCTGCATGCCGCGCTCGTACTTGCGGCGCTGGGCGACGCGTGGGTTCTTGCGGTCCTTCGGACGGGCCCTCGTGAGTCCACGGTGCGACTCGATCTTCTTGCCGACTTTGCGGCGATCTACCTCCTCCTGAgcagggcggcgcgccgaggcggccgcggcagcggcagccttTCGAGAGGACTCGGCGGCCTGACGGgcacgctcctcctcccaaACCGCCTCGTAGTCTCCATCGCTGCAGTCGTCTCCGTCGTCCGCGCCTCCGAGGTCCATttcgtcctcgtcgccgtccatGTCGCCCATCCCATTCAAAtcgtcctcgtcatcgccgtcatCGGAGTCCACTGCGGCGGGTTTTGATGGCTGTTTCGAtgtgcgctggcggctcAGCACGTCCCCAGCCTTCttctggcggcggcgcagaacctccatgagagagagaccctCCTCGCCTTCAACTTCGTCGGCACCCCCGCCGTCcttgtcggcgccgccggcaatGCGAGAGAAGAACtggtcctcgtcctcctggTAGCTGACGGGCGCTAtcgcggagctggcggtgttgctgttgttgagCGCGGACGCCTTCTtggtgcgcacacgcgtcaTGGCAGCCTGCTCTtcccgctccagctcctctgcctccttcaTGTGGCGCaactgctggcggcgctcgcggGCCTCGGTGTTCTGCATGGCGCGAGAGGACTCGAAGGCGCCACCCTCGCCGGACTGCAGCGGACGAAGCTCATTCaggtgtgcagctgctgtggaTTTGCCGCTGATGAGGCGGTTCAGTGAGTATtgcagcttctcctccagaGGCCACATCTTCTCCAGGTACACACGAATCTCCACCAAGTGGTCAATCACGGGGTGGCCGGCTACCTTTCGGCCCTCCGACTTGAGGAGGAGGTAGAAGGTTACGTGCATGCAGTAGCTCAGCATGAGCTGAACCTTGGTTTCTAAGAAAGAGACAAGATTCTTGTCCGAGGGGGATACCTTACGCTCGTAGAGCAGCTCgtgaagcggctgcgcgagtgTCTTGACCTCGGCCATGTACGTCTTTaggtccagcagcagcctcagcaGCTCCGGTGACTCCTTCTTGAGCACCGCCAGCCGCTCTGCCGTGGTAAGAGCGGCAAAGTCGCGCTCGACGGCCTCGATTACTGGCGCAGCATCGAGCGCGTCTAAAGAACTCTTCTTGGCCACATCGTCACGCCGCGAAGACAAGTGAGCCACCGACACGCCGGCCACGTCGAAGTCTTCCTCGGTTGTCTTCTTGCGCAGCCCCTTCTCCGTCACCACCGCTaactcttcctcttcctggAATCCGCCGttctcgtcgtcgccgtatccgtcgaggcggtgcgcgtccGAGGGCAGAACGGCGAACatatcctcctcctctacgcCATCCTCTCGGGTGGCcttgcggctgcagcggttGTGCACGACATCGTCGTCGTTGACATACGCACCCGCGTCCCCAATGTCGAGGTCGAGATCCTCAACGATATTGTCGCTGGCCTCCTTGCGCGACCGCTTCTTACCCCCCTTTGCTCCCCTTGGCATCGATAAAAAATGACGGAATGCGAAACAGCAAAAGACGAGAAAACTGCGGAAAGCAGAGGGCGCCGATAAGCAGCACACCGACGGCGAGACAGAGCCTGAAGCAGCAGAGCACGGTAACCTACTGCTTAaagcctccctctctctctcgaagTTCGTGTGGCTGCTCTTATACAGGCTTGCGTGTGTAGAGGAGTGCGCGTTTATATGTGCGCTGCAACGGATAGCGAGGAAAGAGTTGACAGAGGGACGAGGCAACCGAGTCAAGTCTCATCGGGGTGTGTGAGTGTGGTCGTATGTTtgtggggaaggggcgagggggtacggaagagggagagagaataATGTGGGGTGCAGCAGACGCAAACGAAAAAGACTTGCACACGTGATGGAGCTGCGTCACTTCTGGCGACGGGGCACTGCGACATCCTGGGCCGTTCCTGTATCCCTCCGCCGCTCCTCCACGGCAACGAGTGCTGTGGAAAGAAGAAATAgagacacaaacacacaggcGAAGCCTCACACCGCGACAGAAGTGAAGCAGCGTCCATaggcggcacagcagccgtggcgccaccaccacgtgCCCCCTCTTGCCCCGTTGCAGA is a genomic window containing:
- a CDS encoding putative serine/threonine protein phosphatase catalytic subunit; protein product: MSVDSIIEQLLEVRGAKPGKQVQLAENDVKQLAIRTREILLSQPPLLELEAPIKICGDIHGQYYDLIRLFENGGFPPTANYLFLGDYVDRGKQGLETICLVFAFKVKFPENFFILRGNHECASINRIYGFFDECKRRYNIRLWKAFTDTFNCLPVACIIDDKIFCCHGGLSPELQTMDQIKKITRPCDVADTGLICDLLWSDPEEGLSGWGENDRGVSFTFGQDIVEKFLNKHQFELICRAHQVVEDGYQFFAKRKLITIFSAPNYCNEFDNSGAVMTVDNELMCSFQILKPSVKKPKFYS